The nucleotide window CAATATTTGGAAAAGTACCCACTGGGGTAGTTTGTATAATGATCTTATGAGCCTGTACCTCTTCAGCTGTAAGTGTATCGAAATTGAGCGCGCCTTTTCTGTAAACGGTATTATACGGAATTTGATGGTGCTTTAGCACAAATTTAACCGCTTTAGCTGCACCTCCATTACCTAAAACAAGTGCGGACCGGTGATGATCCCGTTTCAGCCTCATCAGGGTGGCCTCAAACCCTGCTGCGTCGGTATTGTATCCCTTCAGTTGACCGTTCCGGACTGCAACAGTATTTACGGCACCAATCATCTTTGCTTCTTCGCTGAGGCTGTCCAGCAGCGGAATGATCTTTTCCTTGAACGGAATGGTGACGTTAAAACCACTTAATTTTTCTTTTTCACAAAACTGCCTTAAACTTTCGAGGTCATTAAGATCAAATATTTTGTATGAATAGTTATCCAGACCGAGCTGCCTGAATTTCTCTGTAAAGTATTTTCCCGAAAAAGAATAGGAAATATTCTGTCCGATCAGACCAAACTTTTTTGCTGCACCCATGATTCAAAAGTACAAAAAAGGCCGGTTAAAATGCCGGCCTCACTTTTTTTGGATGTACAGTAAATGCTATTTCACAATGAATTGTATTGATTTACCGTCCACGGTCAGGAAATAGACTCCTGATTTTAAATTAGTCAGTTTAATGCTGTCCGATTTTACAAAGGGTTTTGCCACACTTTGAACCAATCTTCCGTCTGCGCTGTAGATATCTGCTTTGAGGACCTTTTTCAAATCAGTACCTTTTACAAAGATCTCATCGTTTACCACAGGATTTGGATAAAGGCTGAGGTTCGGCACTGTGGAAGTTTCGCCTGTACTTAGGGTATAGCAAGTCCAGCTAAGGTCGTCAAAGGCCACACGGTTACCGGTGATGCTGTTGTCGGTGATGCTGATCACGGCATTACCCGATATATTGAGATTGTCTACAGTTGTGGTTACCGAAGTGTCCGGTGTGCCGCTGTAGGGGATGGTTCCTACAATATTGCCGTTTACGCGAAGGTTAAATGTACCTGCATTAGCGCCAAATTTTAGCTGTGTAGTTACCGTAATGCTTTTGATTCCGCCCGTAACAGTCGAAGAGGTCAGGGATCCGTTTCGGATGGTGACAGCACGGCCGTTAATGGTTTGGTCGGTACGGGCGTCCGTTGCCGTCCAGGTAATATTGTTGGAAGTCCAGGTACGGACTGCGTAACCACTGTTATTGGCCGGCATTCCGTCAAAAGTTTCGGTCCCGCAACTTCCGCCAGGTGTGCCTGCCGAAGTAGTTGCCGTTACGGTATTGCTCGCAGGTGAAAGATTACCCGCCAGATCTTTGGCAATCACGTGAAAAGTGTAGGCGGTAGCAGGTGCAAGTCCGCTAACCGTTGCCGACGTTCCTGAAACAGTAGAATGGTACACACCGTTAACATAAATATCATAAGCCACCACAGCAATATTATCGGTAGAGGCAGTCCAGTTTAAAGGAACCGAAGAGCTGGTAGGAGTACCTGCGGTAAGTCCTGCCGGCGCGCTGGGAGCAATAATGTCTGAAGTACCCCAAATCGTATTTACCCATTGAGGGTTGTCAATAAAGGGATTTCTGTTACCCTGAAAGGTGTATGAAGCATTGTTTATGGCAATTTCTACCTGTGAAACAGGATCCTGCGCGTGCCACAGCAGGAGCTGCTGCAATTGCCAGGACTGCAGGCCCGGGTAAGCAGAGCCACCCAGCATATCGCCTGAACTGAAGCTGCTTAGCTGGTTTTCATATCTTGTTACGAAATAAAAGATCATTCTGGCTACGTCACCTTTGAACGCGTCAATGGGCTCGAAAACCGTACCGCTGAAGCCCGGAGAAACCGAAGTTCCCAGTTTTGACCCGTTTAACGAAGTGAATGTAGCTGAACCTACCATTCCAAAAGGAAAGTTACTTCTCATGCCGTTTACCTTACCGTCTGTAGCGCGAACGAAATGAATGTCATTTTTCATGGGGCTGGCTTCATTGAAAAGACTTTGTGGTACAATGTGTTCACGGTTGTAGCAGTCGCCTTCACTGGAGTAATTGCCGCACTGATCTGTTATGGGAGTAAAAGTATAGGGATCCGGACCTGCCACATTTTCGGAGTAGATATCAAGGATAGTACCGTCATTTTCGTAAAAATAATCGCGGTCTGTAGTCAGGTAGCCGGTCCAGAGACCGCCGTAACCCATATCCGAGTGCCCGTTGGTAATGATGATGCTTAGCTGTGTTTTCAACTGTGCGCCGGTGCCTGTAGCGCCGTTGTAATAGCCTGCAGGTGGCTGTGCGGAAAGCAGGCCGAAAAACAGACTCAGAATAAATATTACTGATGACTTTTTCATAATGTCTTGAACTGTAAAAAATTGGAAGGCAAAATTACTAAAAAAATAAGTAGCAGGATGTTAAGCTTTAGTAATGTGCTGCCTGTTGATTTTGGAGAATGCCCACGAGATCAGCAGGCCAAAGGTTGCTGCCGTAGTGGCTACAATAAGATAGTTAATGGGCAGTATACGCACCGGAAATGCCAGGTCTATGGCCGCGTTGGCTTTAAAGAAACCTGTTTGAAGCTGTATGAAACAAACCACTGTTCCTATAAAGAGTCCTGAAATAATGCCCGTAAAAACAATTAGCATGCCCGTAAAGAAGTAGGTTCTCCTTAATTCGCGCAGCGGCAGACCCAGTGAAAGCAACGAGCGGGCCTGTTCTTTTTTGTCCAGTTGCAGGATAATAATTGCGCCCGCAAGGTTAAAGGTAGTAATGAATATTACCAGAACGAAAATGAAGTAAATAAACAGTTTTTCAATATTGATCATTTTCCAGAAAGCAGCATTCTCTTCCTTTTTGGTGGTGATTATATAATTGCTGCCCACCTGCTTCTGAAGCTCATCCCGAACCGAATCGGCCTGGTCGCCGTTGCGAAGCTTCACCAACAGTTGATAAGCCGCGCTTTCCGGAAGATTCAGAAGTTGCTGTGCCAGTGTTATGGGCGCAATGATATAATTGTTAAGCTGATCGTTGCCCGAGAATACCCCGGTTACATAAATGTCCTGCCTGTTAAAAATATCTTCTTCCTTATTGATAAGTCCCGTTCCGGCTTTGGGCATGAAGACGGTAGCAAAATCTGCCTGACTGCCCACCGGGATGGAGAGCCGATTGCCAAGCTGGTTTTCCATTACCACCTCGTTCGGAAACTCAAAAGTGGGGTAGGAGCCGTAAAAAATGTTTTTATTAACCGGATTTACAGAAATGTAAGCTGAATCTACACCACGCAGGTAGGCAATATCGCCTTTTCCGCCGTAATCAATATAGACTTTCTCTTCAATGGCCTTGGAAAGTCCGGCCACATCCTCTCTTTTGCTTATTACTTCCTGGAGTTTGGCCACATCCTTCAGGACTTTACCCTGTGTGCTTTTCACCGTGAGATCGGCGTGCAGGTCGGAGATCAGTTCACGGTTAAGATCCTCCAGGCCTGAAAATACCGAGATGATAATAAACATCGCGGCAACCGCCACCGTCATGGCCAGTGCGGCCAGCCAGGTAATAAAAGTTACGGCCGTACTGCCTTTTTTGGCAATAAGGTAACGTTTGGCTATGTGAAAAGCAGTCCCGGGCACTTTAGGAATTAAAGCATTGGATTATCACCTTCGCCCCGAAGTTCTTTTTCAATCTTTTCAACATCGTCCAGCGACGTATCCAGATAGAAGTTAAGCTGGGGAATGACACGTACCTG belongs to Chryseobacterium sp. and includes:
- a CDS encoding shikimate dehydrogenase family protein produces the protein MGAAKKFGLIGQNISYSFSGKYFTEKFRQLGLDNYSYKIFDLNDLESLRQFCEKEKLSGFNVTIPFKEKIIPLLDSLSEEAKMIGAVNTVAVRNGQLKGYNTDAAGFEATLMRLKRDHHRSALVLGNGGAAKAVKFVLKHHQIPYNTVYRKGALNFDTLTAEEVQAHKIIIQTTPVGTFPNIEDCLNFPFDALSSQHLVIDLIYNPSQTLFLRESASRGAITANGQMMLEQQAEKAWEIWNREA
- a CDS encoding endonuclease codes for the protein MKKSSVIFILSLFFGLLSAQPPAGYYNGATGTGAQLKTQLSIIITNGHSDMGYGGLWTGYLTTDRDYFYENDGTILDIYSENVAGPDPYTFTPITDQCGNYSSEGDCYNREHIVPQSLFNEASPMKNDIHFVRATDGKVNGMRSNFPFGMVGSATFTSLNGSKLGTSVSPGFSGTVFEPIDAFKGDVARMIFYFVTRYENQLSSFSSGDMLGGSAYPGLQSWQLQQLLLWHAQDPVSQVEIAINNASYTFQGNRNPFIDNPQWVNTIWGTSDIIAPSAPAGLTAGTPTSSSVPLNWTASTDNIAVVAYDIYVNGVYHSTVSGTSATVSGLAPATAYTFHVIAKDLAGNLSPASNTVTATTSAGTPGGSCGTETFDGMPANNSGYAVRTWTSNNITWTATDARTDQTINGRAVTIRNGSLTSSTVTGGIKSITVTTQLKFGANAGTFNLRVNGNIVGTIPYSGTPDTSVTTTVDNLNISGNAVISITDNSITGNRVAFDDLSWTCYTLSTGETSTVPNLSLYPNPVVNDEIFVKGTDLKKVLKADIYSADGRLVQSVAKPFVKSDSIKLTNLKSGVYFLTVDGKSIQFIVK
- a CDS encoding ABC transporter permease, yielding MPGTAFHIAKRYLIAKKGSTAVTFITWLAALAMTVAVAAMFIIISVFSGLEDLNRELISDLHADLTVKSTQGKVLKDVAKLQEVISKREDVAGLSKAIEEKVYIDYGGKGDIAYLRGVDSAYISVNPVNKNIFYGSYPTFEFPNEVVMENQLGNRLSIPVGSQADFATVFMPKAGTGLINKEEDIFNRQDIYVTGVFSGNDQLNNYIIAPITLAQQLLNLPESAAYQLLVKLRNGDQADSVRDELQKQVGSNYIITTKKEENAAFWKMINIEKLFIYFIFVLVIFITTFNLAGAIIILQLDKKEQARSLLSLGLPLRELRRTYFFTGMLIVFTGIISGLFIGTVVCFIQLQTGFFKANAAIDLAFPVRILPINYLIVATTAATFGLLISWAFSKINRQHITKA